Proteins encoded together in one Microcaecilia unicolor chromosome 3, aMicUni1.1, whole genome shotgun sequence window:
- the MKKS gene encoding McKusick-Kaufman/Bardet-Biedl syndromes putative chaperonin, whose protein sequence is MSRVEPKKPSICTSGPLKREVISQSLSVLSEILKSCYGPSGRLKQLHNGIGGNVCTTSQSSALLGGCTVSHPVLKVLIASVRTHVSCFSDCGLFAAILCCNLIENFQRTALTPHTVGKISKHLLSLCTDYLKSEECGCRVAVDFGSSKALLSLACTVLTSKPACMLTVKEANYISALLLKAFLLTVPNEMGTNISLGKSIIVPIEGQRVTDSAVFPGLLIEMPVFELRKLFPVKRWSASTIQMALFSISLSGELPDTGKGMVVVQSGVSPERAVLDQLILLGQQMVKDQIGILVCQKVVHPSLKQYLKGHCVMVVDRVGAAAMEPLRRMTGAEPIASLHPVSSTCYGVLKDVVCVKYASKQFLQLIPNNTTVCSLVLCNRNETTLNELKRACQTAEHVLQLTLKQPLALLGGGCTETHLAFYIRFKAIDVSSSILEELSCSRTEYQIVADSFCRSLESVARCLEHDDGEILTDTNKGHFWSVPSVTAVDSSLSDFVLHCGCRLYQKQPHMKWTILGTLCNPVDPQDHCGNNSRNLSDQLVLDCFAAKCSSLQVAVETCHLILDLSYIIEDKN, encoded by the exons ATGTCTCGTGTTGAACCTAAAAAGCCATCCATATGCACCAGTGGGCCTTTGAAACGAGAAGTAATAAGCCAGTCTTTGTCAGTGCTAAGTGAGATATTAAAGTCTTGCTATGGCCCCTCTGGCAGGCTGAAACAGCTCCATAATGGTATTGGAGGAAATGTTTGTACCACTTCACAGTCTTCTGCCTTGCTTGGTGGCTGTACTGTCTCCCATCCAGTGTTAAAAGTTCTGATAGCTTCTGTCCGTACTCATGTATCATGCTTCAGCGACTGTGGCTTGTTTGCAGCCATTCTTTGCTGTAATTTGATTGAAAATTTTCAAAGGACAGCCCTAACACCCCATACTGTCGGTAAAATAAGCAAGCATCTCTTGAGCCTATGCACTGATTATCTCAAGTCTGAGGAGTGTGGCTGCAGAGTGGCTGTAGACTTTGGCAGTAGTAAGGCTTTGCTTTCCTTGGCATGCACTGTATTAACCAGTAAGCCTGCTTGCATGCTTactgtaaaggaagcaaattatATCAGTGCATTGCTTCTAAAAGCCTTTTTGCTTACAGTCCCAAATGAGATGGGCACAAACATTAGTTTAGGAAAGAGTATAATCGTACCTATAGAGGGTCAAAGAGTTACAGATTCTGCAGTATTTCCTGGGCTGCTGATAGAAATGCCAGTGTTTGAATTGAGGAAACTTTTTCCTGTGAAAAGATGGTCTGCAAGTACTATTCAGATGGCTCTTTTTTCTATCTCCCTTTCTGGAGAGCTCCCtgacactgggaagggaatggtggTAGTCCAGTCTGGTGTATCCCCAGAAAGAGCCGTACTGGATCAGTTGATCCTTCTAGGACAGCAGATGGTTAAAGACCAAATAGGCATTCTTGTGTGCCAGAAAGTTGTACACCCATCGTTGAAGCAGTATCTGAAGGGCCACTGTGTAATGGTGGTAGACAGAGTTGGAGCAGCTGCGATGGAACCCCTAAGGAGAATGACAG GTGCAGAACCCATTGCTTCTCTGCATCCTGTTTCTTCCACTTGTTATGGTGTTCTAAAGGATGTAGTTTGTGTGAAATATGCATCCAAACAATTCTTGCAGTTAATACCGAATAATACAACAGTTTGCAGCTTGGTGCTTTGTAACAGAAATGAAACAACATTGAATGAACTGAAG CGTGCCTGTCAGACTGCAGAGCATGTCTTACAACTGACACTTAAGCAACCGTTAGCACTACTGGGAGGAGGCTGTACTGAAACTCACTTGGCTTTCTACATAAGATTCAAG gcTATTGATGTTTCCAGTAGTATTCTTGAAGAACTCAGCTGCAGTCGGACAGAGTACCAGATAGTTGCTGATAGTTTTTGTCGGTCATTAGAGTCCGTAGCGCGCTGTCTAGAGCATGATGATGGTGAGATCCTCACTGATACAAATAAAGGACACTTTTGGTCTGTTCCTTCGGTCACCGCCGTGGATTCTAGCCTGTCAGATTTTGTTTTGCATTGTGGCTGTAGACTGTATCAAAAACAGCCTCATATGAAGTGGACTATTCTAGGAACTCTGTGTAACCCTGTTGATCCACAGGACCACTGTGGAAATAATTCCAGAAATTTGTCAGACCAGCTTGTTCTGGACTGTTTTGCAGCAAAATGTAGTAGTCTACAGGTGGCGGTTGAAACGTGCCATCTGATTTTGGATCTGTCATATATCATTGAAGATAAGAATTAG